From Amycolatopsis sp. YIM 10, the proteins below share one genomic window:
- a CDS encoding ABC transporter ATP-binding protein, giving the protein MARVVTAAETAPAAYAWEIDATGLRVRAGRRLAVNGLDLRLGPGVHGLLGPNGAGKTTLIRALATVLRPESGRLELLGGTPGRGTRLRELRSRIGYLPQEFGYYRRFTVREFVEYLAWLKEVPKARVPDLVQHAIERVGLADRADARMKTLSGGMVRRAGIAQAIVNDPDILLLDEPTAGLDPAQRMQFRELLQQLGTHTCVVVSTHLVEDVAAACTSVVLVDEGRLAFQGTAAELAAAGSATDIGDSPSERGYTALLARHREAR; this is encoded by the coding sequence ATGGCACGCGTGGTGACCGCGGCGGAGACCGCGCCCGCGGCTTACGCCTGGGAGATCGACGCCACCGGATTGCGGGTCAGGGCCGGGCGACGGCTCGCGGTGAACGGGCTCGACCTGCGGCTCGGGCCGGGAGTACACGGTCTGCTCGGGCCCAACGGGGCGGGAAAGACCACTCTCATCCGGGCGCTGGCCACCGTGCTGCGCCCGGAGTCGGGGCGGCTGGAACTGCTCGGCGGAACGCCGGGACGCGGCACGCGGTTGCGCGAACTGCGGTCCAGGATCGGTTACCTGCCCCAGGAATTCGGCTACTACCGGCGGTTCACCGTGCGGGAGTTCGTCGAGTACCTGGCGTGGCTCAAGGAAGTCCCGAAGGCGCGGGTGCCCGATCTGGTGCAGCACGCGATCGAGCGGGTCGGCCTGGCCGACCGGGCGGACGCCAGGATGAAAACGCTGTCCGGCGGCATGGTGCGCCGGGCCGGGATCGCGCAGGCCATCGTCAACGATCCGGACATCCTGCTGCTCGACGAGCCCACCGCGGGCCTGGATCCCGCGCAGCGCATGCAGTTCCGCGAACTGTTGCAGCAACTGGGCACGCACACCTGCGTGGTGGTGTCCACGCACCTGGTCGAGGACGTGGCCGCCGCGTGCACCTCGGTGGTGCTCGTCGACGAGGGCAGGCTCGCCTTCCAGGGCACCGCCGCCGAACTCGCCGCGGCGGGCTCGGCCACCGACATCGGGGACAGTCCCAGCGAACGCGGGTACACCGCGCTGCTGGCCCGGCACCGGGAGGCACGATGA